A DNA window from Coffea arabica cultivar ET-39 chromosome 6c, Coffea Arabica ET-39 HiFi, whole genome shotgun sequence contains the following coding sequences:
- the LOC113695393 gene encoding phosphatidate phosphatase PAH1 isoform X1, which yields MNVVVKVGSLLTQGVYSVATPFHPFGGAVDIIAVQQQDGSFRSTPWYVRFGKFQGVLKGAEKVVRIEVNGIEANFHMYLDNSGEAYFVREVVSAEDDELNGGLHPADSHEGVQEDNNIDQTNSGTSMKHDSLCLDESCDSHTGEFQLRDEHVALGVDRLQRTESDSERRFYDFPDVQSSFEGSTELSEYGSGRYDSLDMDHVMESQNLSSEVVLVSVDGHILTAPIPSSERNTEDVELDTPQFHLGPGEGTEEFNNSEGAWAANYLSSFDVSTLKANSEDVCQTNNDDNISEPPLEGNEGYGSHLNQVEENHETEKQVLDLHYDSSLESTSASMKEEDVFGSCLEIPALAMQVGNSSSHDANSPLEVLEVAKDSQDKSPQRSLSITGSEGVQLVISRADDELSPSKSNTSGSVSSPDLQVPAETIERNTFDTDISGSASMVDDFIHTNGELENEVNVLSRPQASISEEEITISDNVETEKSAYCTDIENETGTSLELSLCRHLLQSGMGLNAAAQAFDAHRISEEEFKVSAASIIKNENLVVRIQGKYLPWDKAAPIVLGMVAYGLQLSIESSDAISLEQDDTRKSREDASGISSTPSGRGWRLWPNPFRRVRRIEHANSNSSNEDAVADSESGSQSQPVEATQTAPDGKESPQKQLMRTNVPTSDQIASLNLKEGQNMVTFTSFSRVLGPQKVEAHIYLWKWNARIVISDVDGTITKSDVLGQFMPLVGKDWTHSGIARLFSAIKENGYQLLFLSARAIVQAYITKSFLINLKQDGNTLPDGPVVISPDGLFPSLYREVIRRAPHEFKIACLEDIKALFPPDYNPFYAGFGNRDTDELSYRKIGIPKGKIFIINPKGEVAINHRIDVKSYTSLHTLVHDMFPPTSLLEQCGKPSSVNDRLVADFYERRRNGAAGLLSRIRSSN from the exons ATGAATGTGGTGGTTAAAGTCGGGAGCCTTCTTACACAAGGGGTGTACTCTGTTGCTACCCCATTCCATCCATTTGGTGGGGCCGTTGATATAATTGCTGTGCAGCAGCAGGATGGTAGCTTTAGAAGCACACCTTGGTATGTTAGATTTGGAAAATTTCAGGGTGTTCTTAAGGGTGCGGAAAAAGTTGTTCGAATAGAAGTTAATGGGATTGAAGCCAATTTCCATATGTATCTCGACAATTCAGGAGAGGCGTATTTCGTCAGGGAGGTTGTCTCTGCGGAAGATGATGAACTTAATGGTGGTTTGCATCCTGCTGATAGTCATGAAGGTGTCCAAGAGGATAATAACATAGATCAAACGAATAGTGGCACTAGTATGAAACATGATTCTCTTTGTTTAGATGAAAGTTGCGATTCCCATACTGGTGAGTTTCAGTTGCGAGATGAGCACGTTGCCCTTGGTGTAGATAGGTTGCAGAGAACGGAATCTGATAgtgaaaggcgattctatgatTTTCCGGATGTCCAATCTTCGTTTGAGGGCTCAACTGAGTTATCAGAGTATGGTTCTGGCCGTTATGATAGTCTGGACATGGATCATGTGATGGAATCACAGAATTTGAGTTCAGAAGTTGTACTGGTGAGCGTGGATGGTCACATTCTTACAGCACCCATCCCATCATCGGAGAGGAATACTGAGGATGTGGAACTAGACACGCCTCAGTTTCATCTAGGCCCAGGTGAAGGGACCGAAGAGTTTAACAATAGTGAAGGTGCATGGGCTGCCAATTATTTGAGTAGCTTTGACGTATCAACACTTAAAGCTAATTCTGAAGATGTTTGCCAGACGAATAATGATGATAATATTTCTGAGCCCCCGCTGGAAGGAAATGAAGGATATGGGAGCCATCTGAATCAAGttgaagaaaatcatgaaacaGAGAAACAGGTACTGGATCTTCACTATGATAGTAGCTTGGAGAGTACATCTGCCAGCATGAAGGAGGAGGATGTCTTCGGAAGCTGTTTGGAGATACCAGCCCTGGCCATGCAGGTTGGAAATTCCAGCAGTCATGATGCCAATTCTCCATTGGAGGTTCTTGAAGTTGCCAAAGATTCGCAAGATAAATCTCCTCAAAGATCATTATCAATTACTGGAAGTGAAGGTGTGCAACTTGTCATATCAAGAGCTGACGATGAACTTTCTCCCTCGAAATCTAATACTTCTGGCAGTGTTTCTTCACCAGACTTGCAGGTCCCAGCTGAAACAATTGAGAGAAATACATTTGATACAGATATAAGTGGTTCCGCTAGCATGGTGGATGATTTCATTCATACTAATGGAGAACTAGAGAACGAAGTCAATGTGTTATCCAGGCCACAAGCATCCATTTCTGAAGAAGAAATTACAATAAGTGACAATGTGGAAACTGAGAAATCTGCTTATTGCACAGATATTGAAAATGAGACAGGAACAA GCTTAGAGTTATCTCTTTGCAGACACCTACTTCAATCTGGCATGGGTCTGAATGCAGCTGCACAAGCCTTTGATGCACACCGCATATCTGAAGAGGAATTTAAAGTTTCTGCAGCATCGATTATTAAGAATGAAAACTTAGTTGTCAGAATTCAGGGGAAATACTTGCCATGGGATAAAGCTGCTCCTATTGTTCTTGGTATGGTTGCATATGGTTTGCAATTATCTATTGAATCAAGCGATGCAATTTCTTTGGAACAGGATGACACTAGGAAAAGCAGGGAAGATGCATCTGGAATCTCTTCGACTCCTTCTGGGCGTGGATGGAGGCTTTGGCCAAATCCATTTAGAAGGGTTAGGAGAATTGAGCATGCTAATAGTAATTCATCAAACGAGGATGCAGTTGCTGATTCTGAATCTGGCTCGCAGAGTCAACCTGTAGAAGCAACCCAAACTGCTCCTGATGGTAAGGAGTCTCCTCAGAAGCAACTTATGAGAACAAACGTTCCTACAAGTGATCAAATTGCATCTTTGAACCTAAAAGAGGGACAGAATATGGTGACATTCACATCCTTTTCAAGGGTCCTAGGACCTCAGAAg GTTGAAGCTCATATATACTTGTGGAAGTGGAATGCACGGATTGTAATTTCAGATGTTGATGGAACAATCACCAA GTCCGATGTTCTTGGCCAGTTCATGCCCTTGGTTGGTAAGGACTGGACACATTCTGGAATAGCTCGACTTTTCTCAGCAATTAAG GAGAATGGGTACCAGCTGCTGTTCTTGAGCGCACGTGCAATCGTTCAAGCATATATTACCAAGagttttctaattaatttaAAGCAG GATGGGAATACTTTGCCAGATGGACCTGTTGTCATATCGCCTGATGGTTTATTCCCTTCACTATACCGAGAAG TGATAAGAAGAGCTCCTCATGAATTTAAGATTGCGTGTTTAGAG GATATTAAAGCGCTTTTCCCTCCTGATTACAATCCCTTCTATGCGGGTTTTGGGAACAGAGACACCGATGAGCTCAGTTACAGAAAGATTGGCATCCCAAAGGGCAAAATATTCATCATCAACCCTAAG GGTGAGGTAGCCATTAATCATCGCATTGATGTGAAGTCGTACACTTCACTACACACGCTGGTACATGATATGTTCCCGCCTACATCGTTGCTCGAGCAG TGCGGCAAACCGTCGTCTGTTAACGACAGGCTCGTAGCTGATTTCtatgaaagaagaagaaatggggCGGCAGGACTACTCAGTCGTATACGATCCTCAAATTAA
- the LOC113695393 gene encoding phosphatidate phosphatase PAH1 isoform X3: protein MNVVVKVGSLLTQGVYSVATPFHPFGGAVDIIAVQQQDGSFRSTPWYVRFGKFQGVLKGAEKVVRIEVNGIEANFHMYLDNSGEAYFVREVVSAEDDELNGGLHPADSHEGVQEDNNIDQTNSGTSMKHDSLCLDESCDSHTGEFQLRDEHVALGVDRLQRTESDSERRFYDFPDVQSSFEGSTELSEYGSGRYDSLDMDHVMESQNLSSEVVLVSVDGHILTAPIPSSERNTEDVELDTPQFHLGPGEGTEEFNNSEGAWAANYLSSFDVSTLKANSEDVCQTNNDDNISEPPLEGNEGYGSHLNQVEENHETEKQVLDLHYDSSLESTSASMKEEDVFGSCLEIPALAMQVGNSSSHDANSPLEVLEVAKDSQDKSPQRSLSITGSEDLQVPAETIERNTFDTDISGSASMVDDFIHTNGELENEVNVLSRPQASISEEEITISDNVETEKSAYCTDIENETGTSLELSLCRHLLQSGMGLNAAAQAFDAHRISEEEFKVSAASIIKNENLVVRIQGKYLPWDKAAPIVLGMVAYGLQLSIESSDAISLEQDDTRKSREDASGISSTPSGRGWRLWPNPFRRVRRIEHANSNSSNEDAVADSESGSQSQPVEATQTAPDGKESPQKQLMRTNVPTSDQIASLNLKEGQNMVTFTSFSRVLGPQKVEAHIYLWKWNARIVISDVDGTITKSDVLGQFMPLVGKDWTHSGIARLFSAIKENGYQLLFLSARAIVQAYITKSFLINLKQDGNTLPDGPVVISPDGLFPSLYREVIRRAPHEFKIACLEDIKALFPPDYNPFYAGFGNRDTDELSYRKIGIPKGKIFIINPKGEVAINHRIDVKSYTSLHTLVHDMFPPTSLLEQCGKPSSVNDRLVADFYERRRNGAAGLLSRIRSSN, encoded by the exons ATGAATGTGGTGGTTAAAGTCGGGAGCCTTCTTACACAAGGGGTGTACTCTGTTGCTACCCCATTCCATCCATTTGGTGGGGCCGTTGATATAATTGCTGTGCAGCAGCAGGATGGTAGCTTTAGAAGCACACCTTGGTATGTTAGATTTGGAAAATTTCAGGGTGTTCTTAAGGGTGCGGAAAAAGTTGTTCGAATAGAAGTTAATGGGATTGAAGCCAATTTCCATATGTATCTCGACAATTCAGGAGAGGCGTATTTCGTCAGGGAGGTTGTCTCTGCGGAAGATGATGAACTTAATGGTGGTTTGCATCCTGCTGATAGTCATGAAGGTGTCCAAGAGGATAATAACATAGATCAAACGAATAGTGGCACTAGTATGAAACATGATTCTCTTTGTTTAGATGAAAGTTGCGATTCCCATACTGGTGAGTTTCAGTTGCGAGATGAGCACGTTGCCCTTGGTGTAGATAGGTTGCAGAGAACGGAATCTGATAgtgaaaggcgattctatgatTTTCCGGATGTCCAATCTTCGTTTGAGGGCTCAACTGAGTTATCAGAGTATGGTTCTGGCCGTTATGATAGTCTGGACATGGATCATGTGATGGAATCACAGAATTTGAGTTCAGAAGTTGTACTGGTGAGCGTGGATGGTCACATTCTTACAGCACCCATCCCATCATCGGAGAGGAATACTGAGGATGTGGAACTAGACACGCCTCAGTTTCATCTAGGCCCAGGTGAAGGGACCGAAGAGTTTAACAATAGTGAAGGTGCATGGGCTGCCAATTATTTGAGTAGCTTTGACGTATCAACACTTAAAGCTAATTCTGAAGATGTTTGCCAGACGAATAATGATGATAATATTTCTGAGCCCCCGCTGGAAGGAAATGAAGGATATGGGAGCCATCTGAATCAAGttgaagaaaatcatgaaacaGAGAAACAGGTACTGGATCTTCACTATGATAGTAGCTTGGAGAGTACATCTGCCAGCATGAAGGAGGAGGATGTCTTCGGAAGCTGTTTGGAGATACCAGCCCTGGCCATGCAGGTTGGAAATTCCAGCAGTCATGATGCCAATTCTCCATTGGAGGTTCTTGAAGTTGCCAAAGATTCGCAAGATAAATCTCCTCAAAGATCATTATCAATTACTGGAAGTGAAG ACTTGCAGGTCCCAGCTGAAACAATTGAGAGAAATACATTTGATACAGATATAAGTGGTTCCGCTAGCATGGTGGATGATTTCATTCATACTAATGGAGAACTAGAGAACGAAGTCAATGTGTTATCCAGGCCACAAGCATCCATTTCTGAAGAAGAAATTACAATAAGTGACAATGTGGAAACTGAGAAATCTGCTTATTGCACAGATATTGAAAATGAGACAGGAACAA GCTTAGAGTTATCTCTTTGCAGACACCTACTTCAATCTGGCATGGGTCTGAATGCAGCTGCACAAGCCTTTGATGCACACCGCATATCTGAAGAGGAATTTAAAGTTTCTGCAGCATCGATTATTAAGAATGAAAACTTAGTTGTCAGAATTCAGGGGAAATACTTGCCATGGGATAAAGCTGCTCCTATTGTTCTTGGTATGGTTGCATATGGTTTGCAATTATCTATTGAATCAAGCGATGCAATTTCTTTGGAACAGGATGACACTAGGAAAAGCAGGGAAGATGCATCTGGAATCTCTTCGACTCCTTCTGGGCGTGGATGGAGGCTTTGGCCAAATCCATTTAGAAGGGTTAGGAGAATTGAGCATGCTAATAGTAATTCATCAAACGAGGATGCAGTTGCTGATTCTGAATCTGGCTCGCAGAGTCAACCTGTAGAAGCAACCCAAACTGCTCCTGATGGTAAGGAGTCTCCTCAGAAGCAACTTATGAGAACAAACGTTCCTACAAGTGATCAAATTGCATCTTTGAACCTAAAAGAGGGACAGAATATGGTGACATTCACATCCTTTTCAAGGGTCCTAGGACCTCAGAAg GTTGAAGCTCATATATACTTGTGGAAGTGGAATGCACGGATTGTAATTTCAGATGTTGATGGAACAATCACCAA GTCCGATGTTCTTGGCCAGTTCATGCCCTTGGTTGGTAAGGACTGGACACATTCTGGAATAGCTCGACTTTTCTCAGCAATTAAG GAGAATGGGTACCAGCTGCTGTTCTTGAGCGCACGTGCAATCGTTCAAGCATATATTACCAAGagttttctaattaatttaAAGCAG GATGGGAATACTTTGCCAGATGGACCTGTTGTCATATCGCCTGATGGTTTATTCCCTTCACTATACCGAGAAG TGATAAGAAGAGCTCCTCATGAATTTAAGATTGCGTGTTTAGAG GATATTAAAGCGCTTTTCCCTCCTGATTACAATCCCTTCTATGCGGGTTTTGGGAACAGAGACACCGATGAGCTCAGTTACAGAAAGATTGGCATCCCAAAGGGCAAAATATTCATCATCAACCCTAAG GGTGAGGTAGCCATTAATCATCGCATTGATGTGAAGTCGTACACTTCACTACACACGCTGGTACATGATATGTTCCCGCCTACATCGTTGCTCGAGCAG TGCGGCAAACCGTCGTCTGTTAACGACAGGCTCGTAGCTGATTTCtatgaaagaagaagaaatggggCGGCAGGACTACTCAGTCGTATACGATCCTCAAATTAA
- the LOC113695393 gene encoding phosphatidate phosphatase PAH1 isoform X2, which translates to MNVVVKVGSLLTQGVYSVATPFHPFGGAVDIIAVQQQDGSFRSTPWYVRFGKFQGVLKGAEKVVRIEVNGIEANFHMYLDNSGEAYFVREVVSAEDDELNGGLHPADSHEGVQEDNNIDQTNSGTSMKHDSLCLDESCDSHTGEFQLRDEHVALGVDRLQRTESDSERRFYDFPDVQSSFEGSTELSEYGSGRYDSLDMDHVMESQNLSSEVVLVSVDGHILTAPIPSSERNTEDVELDTPQFHLGPGEGTEEFNNSEGAWAANYLSSFDVSTLKANSEDVCQTNNDDNISEPPLEGNEGYGSHLNQVEENHETEKQVLDLHYDSSLESTSASMKEEDVFGSCLEIPALAMQVGNSSSHDANSPLEVLEVAKDSQDKSPQRSLSITGSEGVQLVISRADDELSPSKSNTSGSVSSPDLQVPAETIERNTFDTDISGSASMVDDFIHTNGELENEVNVLSRPQASISEEEITISDNVETEKSAYCTDIENETGTSLELSLCRHLLQSGMGLNAAAQAFDAHRISEEEFKVSAASIIKNENLVVRIQGKYLPWDKAAPIVLGMVAYGLQLSIESSDAISLEQDDTRKSREDASGISSTPSGRGWRLWPNPFRRVRRIEHANSNSSNEDAVADSESGSQSQPVEATQTAPDGKESPQKQLMRTNVPTSDQIASLNLKEGQNMVTFTSFSRVLGPQKVEAHIYLWKWNARIVISDVDGTITKSDVLGQFMPLVGKDWTHSGIARLFSAIKENGYQLLFLSARAIVQAYITKSFLINLKQDGNTLPDGPVVISPDGLFPSLYREVIRRAPHEFKIACLEDIKALFPPDYNPFYAGFGNRDTDELSYRKIGIPKGKIFIINPKGEVAINHRIDVKSYTSLHTLVHDMFPPTSLLEQEDYNSWNYWKMPLPEIDGY; encoded by the exons ATGAATGTGGTGGTTAAAGTCGGGAGCCTTCTTACACAAGGGGTGTACTCTGTTGCTACCCCATTCCATCCATTTGGTGGGGCCGTTGATATAATTGCTGTGCAGCAGCAGGATGGTAGCTTTAGAAGCACACCTTGGTATGTTAGATTTGGAAAATTTCAGGGTGTTCTTAAGGGTGCGGAAAAAGTTGTTCGAATAGAAGTTAATGGGATTGAAGCCAATTTCCATATGTATCTCGACAATTCAGGAGAGGCGTATTTCGTCAGGGAGGTTGTCTCTGCGGAAGATGATGAACTTAATGGTGGTTTGCATCCTGCTGATAGTCATGAAGGTGTCCAAGAGGATAATAACATAGATCAAACGAATAGTGGCACTAGTATGAAACATGATTCTCTTTGTTTAGATGAAAGTTGCGATTCCCATACTGGTGAGTTTCAGTTGCGAGATGAGCACGTTGCCCTTGGTGTAGATAGGTTGCAGAGAACGGAATCTGATAgtgaaaggcgattctatgatTTTCCGGATGTCCAATCTTCGTTTGAGGGCTCAACTGAGTTATCAGAGTATGGTTCTGGCCGTTATGATAGTCTGGACATGGATCATGTGATGGAATCACAGAATTTGAGTTCAGAAGTTGTACTGGTGAGCGTGGATGGTCACATTCTTACAGCACCCATCCCATCATCGGAGAGGAATACTGAGGATGTGGAACTAGACACGCCTCAGTTTCATCTAGGCCCAGGTGAAGGGACCGAAGAGTTTAACAATAGTGAAGGTGCATGGGCTGCCAATTATTTGAGTAGCTTTGACGTATCAACACTTAAAGCTAATTCTGAAGATGTTTGCCAGACGAATAATGATGATAATATTTCTGAGCCCCCGCTGGAAGGAAATGAAGGATATGGGAGCCATCTGAATCAAGttgaagaaaatcatgaaacaGAGAAACAGGTACTGGATCTTCACTATGATAGTAGCTTGGAGAGTACATCTGCCAGCATGAAGGAGGAGGATGTCTTCGGAAGCTGTTTGGAGATACCAGCCCTGGCCATGCAGGTTGGAAATTCCAGCAGTCATGATGCCAATTCTCCATTGGAGGTTCTTGAAGTTGCCAAAGATTCGCAAGATAAATCTCCTCAAAGATCATTATCAATTACTGGAAGTGAAGGTGTGCAACTTGTCATATCAAGAGCTGACGATGAACTTTCTCCCTCGAAATCTAATACTTCTGGCAGTGTTTCTTCACCAGACTTGCAGGTCCCAGCTGAAACAATTGAGAGAAATACATTTGATACAGATATAAGTGGTTCCGCTAGCATGGTGGATGATTTCATTCATACTAATGGAGAACTAGAGAACGAAGTCAATGTGTTATCCAGGCCACAAGCATCCATTTCTGAAGAAGAAATTACAATAAGTGACAATGTGGAAACTGAGAAATCTGCTTATTGCACAGATATTGAAAATGAGACAGGAACAA GCTTAGAGTTATCTCTTTGCAGACACCTACTTCAATCTGGCATGGGTCTGAATGCAGCTGCACAAGCCTTTGATGCACACCGCATATCTGAAGAGGAATTTAAAGTTTCTGCAGCATCGATTATTAAGAATGAAAACTTAGTTGTCAGAATTCAGGGGAAATACTTGCCATGGGATAAAGCTGCTCCTATTGTTCTTGGTATGGTTGCATATGGTTTGCAATTATCTATTGAATCAAGCGATGCAATTTCTTTGGAACAGGATGACACTAGGAAAAGCAGGGAAGATGCATCTGGAATCTCTTCGACTCCTTCTGGGCGTGGATGGAGGCTTTGGCCAAATCCATTTAGAAGGGTTAGGAGAATTGAGCATGCTAATAGTAATTCATCAAACGAGGATGCAGTTGCTGATTCTGAATCTGGCTCGCAGAGTCAACCTGTAGAAGCAACCCAAACTGCTCCTGATGGTAAGGAGTCTCCTCAGAAGCAACTTATGAGAACAAACGTTCCTACAAGTGATCAAATTGCATCTTTGAACCTAAAAGAGGGACAGAATATGGTGACATTCACATCCTTTTCAAGGGTCCTAGGACCTCAGAAg GTTGAAGCTCATATATACTTGTGGAAGTGGAATGCACGGATTGTAATTTCAGATGTTGATGGAACAATCACCAA GTCCGATGTTCTTGGCCAGTTCATGCCCTTGGTTGGTAAGGACTGGACACATTCTGGAATAGCTCGACTTTTCTCAGCAATTAAG GAGAATGGGTACCAGCTGCTGTTCTTGAGCGCACGTGCAATCGTTCAAGCATATATTACCAAGagttttctaattaatttaAAGCAG GATGGGAATACTTTGCCAGATGGACCTGTTGTCATATCGCCTGATGGTTTATTCCCTTCACTATACCGAGAAG TGATAAGAAGAGCTCCTCATGAATTTAAGATTGCGTGTTTAGAG GATATTAAAGCGCTTTTCCCTCCTGATTACAATCCCTTCTATGCGGGTTTTGGGAACAGAGACACCGATGAGCTCAGTTACAGAAAGATTGGCATCCCAAAGGGCAAAATATTCATCATCAACCCTAAG GGTGAGGTAGCCATTAATCATCGCATTGATGTGAAGTCGTACACTTCACTACACACGCTGGTACATGATATGTTCCCGCCTACATCGTTGCTCGAGCAG GAAGATTACAACTCGTGGAATTATTGGAAAATGCCATTGCCAGAGATTGATGGCTACTAG
- the LOC113695393 gene encoding phosphatidate phosphatase PAH1 isoform X4, giving the protein MNVVVKVGSLLTQGVYSVATPFHPFGGAVDIIAVQQQDGSFRSTPWYVRFGKFQGVLKGAEKVVRIEVNGIEANFHMYLDNSGEAYFVREVVSAEDDELNGGLHPADSHEGVQEDNNIDQTNSGTSMKHDSLCLDESCDSHTGEFQLRDEHVALGVDRLQRTESDSERRFYDFPDVQSSFEGSTELSEYGSGRYDSLDMDHVMESQNLSSEVVLVSVDGHILTAPIPSSERNTEDVELDTPQFHLGPGEGTEEFNNSEGAWAANYLSSFDVSTLKANSEDVCQTNNDDNISEPPLEGNEGYGSHLNQVEENHETEKQVLDLHYDSSLESTSASMKEEDVFGSCLEIPALAMQVGNSSSHDANSPLEVLEVAKDSQDKSPQRSLSITGSEGVQLVISRADDELSPSKSNTSGSVSSPDLQVPAETIERNTFDTDISGSASMVDDFIHTNGELENEVNVLSRPQASISEEEITISDNVETEKSAYCTDIENETGTSLELSLCRHLLQSGMGLNAAAQAFDAHRISEEEFKVSAASIIKNENLVVRIQGKYLPWDKAAPIVLGMVAYGLQLSIESSDAISLEQDDTRKSREDASGISSTPSGRGWRLWPNPFRRVRRIEHANSNSSNEDAVADSESGSQSQPVEATQTAPDGKESPQKQLMRTNVPTSDQIASLNLKEGQNMVTFTSFSRVLGPQKVEAHIYLWKWNARIVISDVDGTITKSDVLGQFMPLVGKDWTHSGIARLFSAIKENGYQLLFLSARAIVQAYITKSFLINLKQDGNTLPDGPVVISPDGLFPSLYREDDGKNLLVFPNDKE; this is encoded by the exons ATGAATGTGGTGGTTAAAGTCGGGAGCCTTCTTACACAAGGGGTGTACTCTGTTGCTACCCCATTCCATCCATTTGGTGGGGCCGTTGATATAATTGCTGTGCAGCAGCAGGATGGTAGCTTTAGAAGCACACCTTGGTATGTTAGATTTGGAAAATTTCAGGGTGTTCTTAAGGGTGCGGAAAAAGTTGTTCGAATAGAAGTTAATGGGATTGAAGCCAATTTCCATATGTATCTCGACAATTCAGGAGAGGCGTATTTCGTCAGGGAGGTTGTCTCTGCGGAAGATGATGAACTTAATGGTGGTTTGCATCCTGCTGATAGTCATGAAGGTGTCCAAGAGGATAATAACATAGATCAAACGAATAGTGGCACTAGTATGAAACATGATTCTCTTTGTTTAGATGAAAGTTGCGATTCCCATACTGGTGAGTTTCAGTTGCGAGATGAGCACGTTGCCCTTGGTGTAGATAGGTTGCAGAGAACGGAATCTGATAgtgaaaggcgattctatgatTTTCCGGATGTCCAATCTTCGTTTGAGGGCTCAACTGAGTTATCAGAGTATGGTTCTGGCCGTTATGATAGTCTGGACATGGATCATGTGATGGAATCACAGAATTTGAGTTCAGAAGTTGTACTGGTGAGCGTGGATGGTCACATTCTTACAGCACCCATCCCATCATCGGAGAGGAATACTGAGGATGTGGAACTAGACACGCCTCAGTTTCATCTAGGCCCAGGTGAAGGGACCGAAGAGTTTAACAATAGTGAAGGTGCATGGGCTGCCAATTATTTGAGTAGCTTTGACGTATCAACACTTAAAGCTAATTCTGAAGATGTTTGCCAGACGAATAATGATGATAATATTTCTGAGCCCCCGCTGGAAGGAAATGAAGGATATGGGAGCCATCTGAATCAAGttgaagaaaatcatgaaacaGAGAAACAGGTACTGGATCTTCACTATGATAGTAGCTTGGAGAGTACATCTGCCAGCATGAAGGAGGAGGATGTCTTCGGAAGCTGTTTGGAGATACCAGCCCTGGCCATGCAGGTTGGAAATTCCAGCAGTCATGATGCCAATTCTCCATTGGAGGTTCTTGAAGTTGCCAAAGATTCGCAAGATAAATCTCCTCAAAGATCATTATCAATTACTGGAAGTGAAGGTGTGCAACTTGTCATATCAAGAGCTGACGATGAACTTTCTCCCTCGAAATCTAATACTTCTGGCAGTGTTTCTTCACCAGACTTGCAGGTCCCAGCTGAAACAATTGAGAGAAATACATTTGATACAGATATAAGTGGTTCCGCTAGCATGGTGGATGATTTCATTCATACTAATGGAGAACTAGAGAACGAAGTCAATGTGTTATCCAGGCCACAAGCATCCATTTCTGAAGAAGAAATTACAATAAGTGACAATGTGGAAACTGAGAAATCTGCTTATTGCACAGATATTGAAAATGAGACAGGAACAA GCTTAGAGTTATCTCTTTGCAGACACCTACTTCAATCTGGCATGGGTCTGAATGCAGCTGCACAAGCCTTTGATGCACACCGCATATCTGAAGAGGAATTTAAAGTTTCTGCAGCATCGATTATTAAGAATGAAAACTTAGTTGTCAGAATTCAGGGGAAATACTTGCCATGGGATAAAGCTGCTCCTATTGTTCTTGGTATGGTTGCATATGGTTTGCAATTATCTATTGAATCAAGCGATGCAATTTCTTTGGAACAGGATGACACTAGGAAAAGCAGGGAAGATGCATCTGGAATCTCTTCGACTCCTTCTGGGCGTGGATGGAGGCTTTGGCCAAATCCATTTAGAAGGGTTAGGAGAATTGAGCATGCTAATAGTAATTCATCAAACGAGGATGCAGTTGCTGATTCTGAATCTGGCTCGCAGAGTCAACCTGTAGAAGCAACCCAAACTGCTCCTGATGGTAAGGAGTCTCCTCAGAAGCAACTTATGAGAACAAACGTTCCTACAAGTGATCAAATTGCATCTTTGAACCTAAAAGAGGGACAGAATATGGTGACATTCACATCCTTTTCAAGGGTCCTAGGACCTCAGAAg GTTGAAGCTCATATATACTTGTGGAAGTGGAATGCACGGATTGTAATTTCAGATGTTGATGGAACAATCACCAA GTCCGATGTTCTTGGCCAGTTCATGCCCTTGGTTGGTAAGGACTGGACACATTCTGGAATAGCTCGACTTTTCTCAGCAATTAAG GAGAATGGGTACCAGCTGCTGTTCTTGAGCGCACGTGCAATCGTTCAAGCATATATTACCAAGagttttctaattaatttaAAGCAG GATGGGAATACTTTGCCAGATGGACCTGTTGTCATATCGCCTGATGGTTTATTCCCTTCACTATACCGAGAAG ATGATGGCAAGAACCTGCTTGTGTTTCCTAATGACAAAGAATGA